In a single window of the Rutidosis leptorrhynchoides isolate AG116_Rl617_1_P2 unplaced genomic scaffold, CSIRO_AGI_Rlap_v1 contig621, whole genome shotgun sequence genome:
- the LOC139884914 gene encoding transcription factor MYB33-like codes for MGRVTSESEDSVFSKDQTGSPMMDGCSSGGSDGGIVLKKGPWTSAEDAILIEYVKKHGEGNWNAVQKHSGLFRCGKSCRLRWANHLRPNLKKGAFTQDEENKIIELHAKLGNKWARMATHLPGRTDNEIKNYWNTRIKRIQRTGMLLYPPEVTLQLQVLQESQSGQCMSGLSSPEKGHHDHMQGNSFEIPEVVFSNLNTNQSVLPPYVPELPDMSSSTLLMKGLGSQYGSFIVPPVHPRQKRPRESATLFSNYCGGVKYEFPSFDQFHDDTSDKIAQLFDLSFPPEPDPTNVNQESFGVTEGTDNNSTLLNDINFSASKPISEAVKLELPSLQYPETNLGSWGTLSSPPPLLEPIDGFIQSPLTGTGDSDCLSPCNSGLLDALIHEAKQINSKNNYDKSSNSSSATPGDVTDSNVCETEWDEYGDHHLPPLGHSATSLFNECTPVSASGSSLDEPLHSETLNGCNVNSDRAWTPERGKETPPRLDVTRPDVLLDSDWLKQQGSGNVKDQADAMVNLLGDDLSADYKQMASSNFNAIQ; via the exons ATGGGTCGCGTGACCAGTGAGAGCGAGGACAGCGTGTTCTCTAAGGATCAGACTGGGTCGCCAATGATGGATGGCTGCAGTAGTGGAGGATCCGACGGAGGAATTGTTCTAAAGAAAGGACCATGGACGTCAGCTGAAGATGCGATTTTAATCGAGTACGTGAAGAAGCATGGGGAAGGTAACTGGAATGCTGTTCAAAAGCATTCAGGCCTCTTCAGGTGTGGCAAAAGTTGCCGACTCAGGTGGGCGAATCACCTGAGGCCAAATCTGAAGAAAGGAGCCTTTACTCAAGATGAAGAAAACAAGATCATAGAACTTCATGCTAAGCTGGGAAATAAATGGGCTCGCATGGCTACACAT TTACCAGGTCGTACAGATAATGAGATAAAGAATTATTGGAATACACGAATAAAGAGAATCCAACGTACTGGTATGCTCCTTTACCCTCCCGAAGTGACTCTCCAACTCCAAGTTTTGCAAGAGAGTCAAAGTGGGCAATGCATGAGTGGACTTTCTAGTCCGGAAAAAGGTCACCATGATCACATGCAAGGGAATAGTTTTGAGATACCTGAAGTAGTATTTTCCAATCTTAACACGAATCAAAGTGTCTTACCACCTTATGTCCCTGAACTTCCTGATATGTCTTCTAGCACCTTGCTCATGAAAGGATTAGGTTCTCAATACGGGAGCTTTATTGTGCCACCTGTGCATCCTCGTCAAAAGCGTCCCAGAGAATCGGCAACCTTATTCTCAAATTATTGTGGCGGTGTCAAATATGAATTTCCCTCATTTGACCAGTTTCACGACGACACTTCGGACAAGATTGCTCAGTTGTTCGATTTGTCTTTTCCACCTGAGCCTGATCCGACTAATGTAAATCAAGAGTCATTCGGTGTAACTGAGGGTACTGATAATAATAGTACCCTTCTGAATGATATCAATTTCTCTGCTTCTAAGCCTATTTCAGAGGCTGTGAAGTTGGAGCTCCCTTCACTCCAATATCCAGAAACCAATTTAGGTAGCTGGGGCACATTGTCTTCCCCACCACCTCTGCTCGAGCCAATTGATGGTTTCATCCAGTCGCCGCTGACTGGAACCGGTGACTCGGATTGTCTTTCGCCTTGTAATAGTGGTTTACTGGATGCCTTGATTCACGAGGCTAAACAAATTAACTCGAAGAATAATTATGACAAGAGTTCGAATTCATCCAGTGCAACTCCTGGTGATGTAACCGACAGTAACGTTTGTGAGACTGAATGGGACGAGTATGGGGACCACCATCTTCCTCCATTGGGCCATTCAGCAACATCACTTTTTAATGAGTGCACTCCAGTCAGTGCCAGtggaagttccttggatgaaccgcTTCATTCTGAGACATTAAATG GGTGCAATGTGAATTCTGATCGGGCATGGACACCGGAAAGAGGCAAAGAAACTCCCCCTCGGTTGGATGTCACGCGCCCTGATGTGTTACTTGATTCGGACTGGCTGAAACAACAGGGTTCTGGCAATGTGAAAGATCAGGCTGATGCAATGGTGAATCTGCTCGGTGATGATTTGAGTGCTGACTATAAGCAGATGGCATCCTCAAATTTTAATGCTATTCAATGA
- the LOC139884915 gene encoding uncharacterized protein, translating into MTVHPRLRLIAYSQEVANGMPIFVSSNCSPVKAMKYEPAGHAFHSVALKLLGCEKEHVKPEEQKMDTEKDQTFMASSESYSSSKSKKKSGDGSDQQDHYALLGLGHLRYLATEEQIRKSYRETALKYHPDKQAALLLAEGTEAAKQAKKDDIESHFKAIQEAYEVLMDPLKRRVYDSTDEFDDEIPTDCKPQDFFKVFGPAFLRNGRWSVTQPVPFLGEENTPIKEVDDFYDFWYSFKSWREFPHDEEFDLEEAESRDHKRWMERQNAKLSEKARKEEYVRLRTLVDNAYKRDPRIQRRKEEEKAEKKRKKESRFLAKRLQEEEAARAAEEEKRHKEEEEKRAAEAASQQKKIREKEKKLLRKERARLRNLSAKLLSERLLGLSNDDVETLCMSLDINQLKNLCDKMEKYEDEVLEQAKILRNAQGNGYIPEDDQKQNQPNGSVQVNGSLSLSSFEKKEKPWVKEEIELLKKGVQKYPKGTAQRWEVISEFIGTGRSVDEILKATKTVLLQKPDTNKAFDSFLEKRKPGPTIASPLSTREEVASVTSTKDSETSDDVTLPNSELSDDSSNGPSLSNGLSLNVNNTVATEAVPNSEQDVWSAVQEKALVQALKTFPKEANQRWERVAAAVPGKTMSQCKKKFALLKESFRTKKNAP; encoded by the coding sequence ATGACAGTCCACCCAAGACTTCGACTTATTGCCTACTCACAAGAAGTTGCAAATGGAATGCCAATTTTTGTTTCTTCTAATTGCTCTCCTGTCAAGGCAATGAAATACGAACCAGCTGGGCATGCTTTCCATTCTGTTGCCCTTAAACTCCTTGGTTGTGAGAAGGAACACGTGAAGCCAGAAGAGCAGAAAATGGACACTGAGAAAGATCAGACATTTATGGCATCATCAGAGTCATATAGTAGTAGCAAAAGTAAAAAGAAATCTGGTGATGGCAGTGACCAACAAGATCACTATGCCTTGTTGGGTTTGGGCCATTTACGCTACCTTGCCACTGAAGAACAGATAAGAAAAAGCTATCGTGAAACTGCTTTGAAGTATCATCCGGACAAACAGGCTGCTCTTCTTCTTGCTGAAGGAACTGAAGCTGCAAAACAAGCAAAGAAGGATGATATCGAGAGCCACTTTAAGGCTATCCAAGAGGCTTATGAGGTTTTGATGGATCCATTAAAGAGAAGGGTATATGACTCCACAGATGAGTTCGATGATGAAATTCCAACTGATTGTAAACCGCAAGATTTCTTTAAGGTTTTCGGTCCGGCTTTCTTGAGGAATGGACGGTGGTCGGTTACCCAACCAGTCCCCTTTTTAGGTGAGGAGAATACTCCAATCAAAGAGGTCGAcgatttttatgatttttggtaCAGCTTCAAAAGCTGGAGAGAATTCCCCCATGACGAAGAGTTTGACCTTGAGGAAGCCGAGTCTCGAGACCATAAAAGGTGGATGGAGCGGCAAAATGCAAAACTTAGTGAAAAGGCAAGGAAAGAAGAATATGTTCGTCTACGTACTCTTGTGGATAATGCCTACAAAAGGGACCCTAGAATACAGAGGAGAAAGGAAGAGGAGAAAGCTGAGAAAAAAAGGAAAAAGGAATCGAGATTCCTAGCAAAAAGGCTCCAAGAGGAAGAAGCCGCTAGGGCAGCTGAAGAAGAAAAACGCCATAAAGAGGAGGAGGAAAAACGAGCTGCAGAAGCTGCTTCCCAGCAAAAGAAGATAAGAGAGAAAGAGAAGAAACTTTTACGAAAAGAGAGGGCTAGGCTCAGAAATCTTTCTGCGAAGCTTCTGTCTGAACGTTTGCTTGGTCTATCCAATGACGATGTGGAAACCCTTTGCATGTCACTTGATATCAATCAGCTGAAGAATTTatgtgacaagatggagaagtatgAAGATGAAGTTTTAGAGCAAGCAAAAATCCTCAGAAATGCACAAGGAAACGGCTACATACCCGAGGATGATCAGAAGCAAAATCAGCCGAATGGGTCTGTGCAGGTGAATGGAAGTCTCTCGTTAAGCTCTTTCGAGAAGAAAGAAAAACCATGGGTTAAAGAAGAGATTGAGCTGTTGAAAAAAGGAGTGCAGAAATATCCAAAGGGAACGGCTCAAAGATGGGAGGTTATATCAGAGTTCATAGGTACTGGAAGATCAGTGGACGAAATCCTGAAAGCTACCAAAACCGTTCTCCTCCAGAAACCTGACACTAACAAAGCTTTTGATTCCTTTCTCGAGAAGAGAAAACCTGGCCCCACCATTGCCTCTCCACTTTCAACAAGAGAAGAAGTTGCCAGTGTAACAAGTACCAAGGATTCTGAAACCTCTGATGATGTCACTCTGCCTAACTCTGAGTTGTCGGACGATTCTTCAAATGGCCCGAGTCTTTCAAATGGCCTGAGTCTGAACGTGAACAATACCGTTGCTACAGAAGCTGTTCCAAATTCTGAACAAGATGTTTGGTCTGCCGTGCAAGAAAAAGCTCTGGTTCAGGCCCTGAAAACTTTCCCTAAAGAAGCTAATCAGCGTTGGGAGAGAGTTGCTGCTGCTGTTCCTGGAAAAACAATGAGCCAGTGCAAGAAGAAGTTTGCCTTGCTCAAGGAAAGCTTTAGGACCAAGAAAAATGCACCTTAA